A region of the Ptychodera flava strain L36383 chromosome 22, AS_Pfla_20210202, whole genome shotgun sequence genome:
GGACCTTCTCGCGAAATTGCTTAGCCACTTTTGGCAACGCTGGTCAAGGGAATATCTCACCTCACTTCGTGAACGTGACAGTTTGAACACTACGAAGGGAACAACTGAGAATGTCATTAACGTCGGTGACATTGTTCTAGTCGAGGACAATCGTGTACCGCGAATGAAATGGAATCTTGCTGTCGTCGAGAATTTGAACTATGGTAACGACAATCTCGTACGCTCGGCagaaatcaaaacaaagttTGGTCGCACAAATCGACCTATCAAGAAACTATACCCAATTTTGGAACTGGGTGCGGACATCGACGGCAACAATTTGTGTGATCTCAACAGCTCTGAAACCAATGATGATCAAACGGATTGCAAGGAATCAAAGACTGTTACACAGCCGGACAAACTTACCCGCGCTGCTGCCAAGAAAGCGCGTCAATGTATAAAATACTCACCATACGAGGACTGACTTTAATTTCACTTGTCATTACGAATATTTGAACATTGCCATTGCATGACATTAGTATTATCGAGTTTCATAGAGCATCATTGGACATTTGTGTGATACGTCAAAGTAATAGTGTTTTTAAAATCGGACGCAAACGTTGACCTTTGGtttatagtcgcgccagcggcttactgactacgcatgcgcttattcataatatactatgcgagtaaccggaagtgtacccttctttcgtgggcgccgccatgttttttttttgagtactcgtaaataaacaaatacgaaacaaattattattatataacatgcctttataaaatatacctcttttattagccagtaaatgttattatgcaccttgtcacTCATACtgaatatcgttaatatagacaaagggagaaaacagtcgtgcatatgaacggtggcatacgcaaagaatgctgggattgaattttagaaaagcgccccagTGTCAATagttaaattcaaaaattgccagtttttagacggaacgctatagttttcagcttgcaagtggaagttgggcagtgcggttaccattgcaatgataatgattgcatgatacgtcccttgtttacaaaaatgtaacgctataggctgttatcaatgtaaaacttgccaatttttgtccaaatttttacacgttacagaaaatctataggcctacctgcactgctgcagggtttgacgtccgcgcgtgtacgtacgtgaactgctttcatcagagggaaactgggcatagttgtcatatatacgtttatgaagtaacaattaattacattttatcatgaatcaatac
Encoded here:
- the LOC139122328 gene encoding uncharacterized protein, which codes for MISDNATTYECAADELKTLFSSPAVKSYLANRRIDWKFIPKRTPWFGGFYERLIGITKIALKKVLGRSYVTFDELQTVVTEIEAIINDRPLTYTSSDFDDPQPLTPSHLLHGRQLTRLPYDTPDIEQLEDPTYGVTKSALQKRSDLLAKLLSHFWQRWSREYLTSLRERDSLNTTKGTTENVINVGDIVLVEDNRVPRMKWNLAVVENLNYGNDNLVRSAEIKTKFGRTNRPIKKLYPILELGADIDGNNLCDLNSSETNDDQTDCKESKTVTQPDKLTRAAAKKARQCIKYSPYED